In one Carassius carassius chromosome 48, fCarCar2.1, whole genome shotgun sequence genomic region, the following are encoded:
- the LOC132131744 gene encoding uncharacterized protein LOC132131744, translated as MMGGDSVTLHTDVSEAQKYLLIQWMFGSTRIAELNRLTQTISIYDSADGRFRDRLKLDLIGSLTITNTRTTHSGLYELIIVGDETIYMSFNLTVYETPRNSTSSESSSSLHPVTSSSVVNKSTVNQTENNNSTEPHQPSSDNIHCCSFTEAAIRLVLSALVGVATVAVLVYDIRSTRSELIRTEETKHYHQTHVKSDQQIELSRRESSVYVQI; from the exons ATGATGGggggagattctgtcactctacACACTGATGTTTCTGAAGCACAGAAATATTTGTTGATACAGTGGATGTTTGGAAGCACAAGAATAGCTGAATTGAACAGGCTTACACAAACCATCTCAATCTATGATAGTGCCGATGgaagattcagagacagactgaaactGGATCTGattggatctctgaccatcacaaacaccagaaccacacacTCTGGACTTTATGAACTCATAATTGTCGGCGATGAAACCATATACATGAGTTTTAATCTTACAGTCTATG AGACTCCACGAAATTCTACATCATCAGAAAGTTCATCAAGCCTACATCCTGTGACATCCAGCTCTGTGGTGAACAAATCAACTGTCAATCAAACCGAGAATAACAACTCTACAGAACCGCATCAGCCGAGTTCAG aCAACATCCACTGTTGTAGTTTCACTGAAGCAGCGATCCGATTGGTTCTCTCTGCTttggtgggcgtggctacagttGCTGTGCTGGTTTATGACATCAGATCAACAAGAAGTGAACTGATCAGGACAGAAGAGACGAAACATTACCATCAGACTCATGTTAAATCAGACCAGCAGATTGAATTGAGCAGAAGGGAGAGTTCCGTATATGTCCAGATATAA
- the LOC132131734 gene encoding uncharacterized protein LOC132131734 produces MLLQYLFLMFLDGAFGAETDETVSVMEGDSITLHTNLTEVLNDDTILWLFGPKDSIISQITRKTDLTSFYVTEDERFRGRLQVDQQTGTLTIRKTRIKHTGQYKLSFSRRQTTIKIFHVAVIDVVGETDGVKSVSVMEGDSVTLQYDVSEVQRDDLIVWRFGDKGLLLAKIDVESNNTSLNDADERFRDRLKLSESRSLTIKNTRTTDSGLYEVQIRGSESSQRFLLSVSAIPDSAQSTGFTAGIVLAILLAAAVVAAVVIHYRRKISDLEKQMGPIEVSDGDFVTLETKTVLNKDDKVQWYYHDDSDLIAEISRGTKGTFDGFDERFRSKLVLDYETGNLTINNTMNIHSGLYILKISSKTRKINRRFTVTVKMRKVLVEKGGSISLEPGTDIQGADEILWTFGAENCLVVKADPEITIGKRFTDRLELNERTGSLIIRNIETADSGHFKLQIINSEKTTFRRYNVSVTKSTGKQVNGSAAVEMPLL; encoded by the exons atGTTACTACAGTatcttttcttaatgtttttagaTG GTGCCTTTGGTGCAGAAACAGATGAGAccgtgtcagtgatggagggagattctatTACTCTGCACACAAATCTTACTGAAGTACTGAACGATGATACTATACTGTGGCTGTTTGGACCTAAAGACTCCATCATATCTCAAATAACAAGAAAGACTGATCTGACTTCATTTTATGTCACCGAAGATGAGAGATTCAGAGGCCGATTGCAGGTGGATCAACAGACTGGAACTCTCACCATCAGAAAGACCAGAATCAAACACACAGGACAATATAAACTCTCCTTCTCTAGAAGACAGACTACGATCAAGATATTTCATGTTGCTGTCATTG ATGTGGTTGGTGAGACGGATGGAGTGAAGTcggtgtcagtgatggagggagattctgtcactctacAGTATGATGTTTCTGAAGTACAGCGAGATGATCTGATTGTGTGGAGGTTTGGAGATAAAGGCCTCCTCCTGGCTAAAATTGATGTGGAATCTAACAACACCTCATTAAATGATgctgatgagagattcagagaccgACTGAAGCTCAGTGAATCTAGATCCCTAACTATAAAgaacaccagaaccacagactctggactttacgAAGTACAGATCAGAGGCAGCGAGAGCTCGCAGCGATTCCTTctttctgtcagtg CTATTCCAGATTCAGCTCAGTCTACAGGTTTTACAGCAGGGATCGTTTTAGCTATTCTGCTTGCGGCTGCAGTTGTAGCTGCTGTTGTGATTCACTATCGGCGCAAGATCTCTGATCTAGAAAAACAAATGG GACCAATTGAAGTGTCAGATGGAGATTTTGTCACTCTGGAGACTAAAACAGTCCTAAATAAAGATGATAAGGTACAGTGGTATTATCACGATGACAGCGATCTCATTGCTGAAATCAGTCGAGGGACCAAAGGGACATTTGATGGTTTTGATGAAAGATTCAGAAGCAAACTGGTGCTGGATTATGAGACTGGAAATCTCACCATCAATAACACCATGAACATTCACTCTGGGctctatatattaaaaataagcaGCAAAACCAGAAAAATCAACAGGAGATTCACTGTTACTGTCAAAA TGAGGAAAGTGTTAGTGGAGAAGGGAGGTTCTATCTCTCTAGAGCCCGGAACTGATATACAGGGAGCTGATGAGATACTGTGGACGTTTGGAGCTGAAAACTGTCTTGTTGTTAAAGCTGATCCAGAAATAACTATTGGTAAGAGATTTACAGACAGACTGGAGCTGAACGAGAGGACTGGATCCTTGATTATCAGAAACATAGAAACCGCAGACTCTGGACATTTTAAACTACAGATCATCAACAGTGAAAAGACCACATTCAGGAGATATAATGTCTCTGTCACTA AATCCACAGGAAAACAAGTGAATGGATCAGCAGCTGTAGAGATGCCACTGTTGTAA
- the LOC132131742 gene encoding uncharacterized protein LOC132131742, which translates to MKCSGGVSVEIFCLNVCGYVEEETQFVMDGRYITLRCFNKEIQKNELIVWLFGDQEALIAQMMGGSRKTFDGPDGRFRSRPKLDRRTGDLTIRRMKCEHTGHYKLQISCSSKGTYYKTFKVVTNGEGEQVQWSCEGKTLATGMNGDFKKTSYGDDERFRDRLELDHLTGDLIFRNARTSDTGVYQLQISSIKKRNINSEYTLTVLGNRVNESETAEIPLLSKEDVDGVNEQLMMSAV; encoded by the exons ATGAAATGCAGCGGCGGGGTTTCAGTAGAGATATTCTGTCTTAATGTCTGCGGTTATG TTGAAGAGGAGACTCAATTTGTGATGGATGGAAGGTATATTACTCTCAGatgttttaataaagaaatacagaaaaatgaGCTTATTGTGTGGCTGTTTGGAGATCAAGAGGCTCTCATTGCTCAAATGATGGGAGGATCCAGAAAGACCTTTGATGGTCCTGATGGGAGATTCAGAAGCAGGCCGAAGCTGGACAGAAGGACTGGAGATTTGACCATCAGGCGCATGAAATGTGAACATACTGGACATTATAAACTACAGATCAGCTGCAGCAGCAAAGGAACCTATTACAAGACATTCAAAGTTGTTACAAATGGTGA AGGTGAGCAGGTGCAGTGGAGCTGTGAAGGTAAAACTCTTGCAACTGGGATGAATGGAGACTTTAAAAAGACTTCATACGGTGatgatgagagattcagagacagactggagCTGGACCATCTAACAGGAGATCTCATCTTCAGAAACGCTAGAACTAGTGACACTGGAGTCTATCAACTACAGATCAGCAGCATCAAGAAAAGAAACATAAATAGTGAATACACTCTTACAGTCCTTG GAAACAGAGTGAATGAATCAGAGACTGCAGAGATACCTTTGCTGAGTAAAGAGGATGTGGATGGAGTGAATGAGCAGCTCATGATGAGTGCAGTTTGA